The sequence GCGGACGGCACGGGACAGAACCATCGTCTCGATATCGCGCCCGGTCCGTACCAAGGCATCGACAGAGAAGGTATGGTCTACACGTTCAACAGCTTGTTCGATAATCGGTCCTTCATCCAGATCACCGGTTACGTAATGCGCTGTTGCCCCGATCAGCTTGACCCCTTTGCTGTGCGCCTGCTGGTAGGGCTTGGCACCCTTGAAGCTGGGGAGGAAAGAGTGGTGGATGTTGATGGCGCGTCCCGACAAGGTACGGCAGGCTTCTTCGGACAAAATCTGCATGTAACGCGCCAGCACAAGCAGGTCGGATTTCGTTTCCGCAAACAGCTCCAGCATGCGGGCTTCCTGATCTGCCTTAGTTTCCTTTGTTACCGGCAGATAGTGGAAGGGAATGCCGTGCCATTCCACCAGATCGCGGAAATCAACGTGGTTGGACACCACCCCGGTGATGTCGATCGCCAGCTGCCCCGTACGCCAGCTGTGCAACAGGTCATTGAGGCAGTGCCCAAAGCGGGATACTGCAATCATGACCTTGGGGCGGTCGCCGGAACTATTAATGCTCCACTCCATCCCGAACCGACTGCCGATCAGGTCAAAGCCTGCCTTCAACCGATCTAGGGCTGGAAAACTTTTGCCACCGGCGCGGAAAGACGTGCGCATGAAAAAGAAGCCTGTATCCGGATCGCCGTAGTGGGCGCTGTCGGTAATGAAGGCTTCGTTTTCGGCCAGAAAACCGGACACGGCAGCAACAATTCCGACCGCATCCGGGCATTTGATGGTCAGCACATAAAGCGGTTCGGTGACGACAGCGGCAACGTTCATTCGGGCCGGCTTCCTGTTTTGCGGGATCTCGGGATGCGGGGCAATCTTTCGCGGCGGGCCAGCCATGGTGGGGGTGGAGGGACTCGAACCCACACTCTTTGCAGAACACGATTTTGAGTCGCGCGCGTCTACCAATTCCGCCACACCCCCGTGCGTGGCCCGCCAATGCGAAGGCGAAACTCTATAGAGGCTTTTCTGGGCTCCGCCAAGGAAAAAATGGCGTTATCCTGATTGTATGCTGAAAATTATGGTGTCGGGGCTGGTCATTTTGTCGCCAGAGGTGCACTCTGCGTTGGTGTTTGCCATGTGTGCGGAAGTTCCATGCCTTTATCTGCAATATCCTGTCGCCTATTCTTTTCCTGTATCTTGGGGGCTGCGGTCCTTGCTCTTGCCGGTGCCCTGACGGCCGAGCATGTCTTCGGCTTGGAGCCGTGTATCCTGTGTCTGTACGAGCGGGTTCCGTGGGTTCTGGCTGGTTTGCTATCTGCGTGTTGGCTTGTTTTTCCCTTTGCCCGACGCAGCCCCATGCCGGGGGTTCTTCTTGTCACAGCGGTCTTTGCCGCCGGTGCTTCCTTGGCCGGCTATCATGTTGGGGTTGAGCAGGGATGGTGGGCTTTTCAGGGGTGTACCGGTGAGCTTCCCGGCCCCTTGGGACTGGCTGATCTGATGGAGGGGCTGGACCGTCCGGTGCGCCCGGCCTGCAATGTGGTGCAGTGGACCCTGTTCGGGTTGTCCTTTGCCAGCTACAATGCCTTGGCCTCCCTGTTCATGACGGGGCTGGGTGTGTTTGTGTTTCTGTCGGGCGTGTTCCCGGTTTCCCGGCAGCAGGGGGAATAAGCCATGACCAAAAGCCTTGTTCGTGAATCGTCTTCTGCGGTCCGGAATGTGCTGCCTGCCGGGCGGACAGCAGACGGGCATATCCCCGGTGATTTGACCCGCGAGCAGCTTCTGGACCGTTTTGTGCGGGTCAACCATGCCGGGGAATATGGTGCCGTCCGGATCTATACCGGACAGCTTGCCGTTCTCTCGAAAGGAAGGCATGCGCAAACCCTGCGTCATATGCTGGACCAGGAAGTCGAGCATTGCACCTACTTCGAGAGACAGGTTGCCGCACGGCATGTGCGCCCGACTGCTCTGCAGCCGTTGTGGCATGTCGCCGGCTGGATGCTGGGGGCGGGAACCGCCCTGTTGGGTGAAAAAGCAGCGATGGCCTGCACAGTGGCTGTCGAGGAAGCGATCGACGAGCATTATCAGAACCAGATTGACCAGCTGGGTGATGACGAAAAGCCATTGCGTGACACGATTGCCCGCTTCCGCGAGGAAGAGCTGGAGCACCGCGACATCGGGTATGAGAACGGCGCGGAGCAGGCACCGGCCTATACCCTTCTGCATGGGGCGGTCAAGGCCGGAACCCGGCTCGCAATCTGGCTGTCCGAGCGTATCTGAGAACAGCCTTCATCCCGGGGCCGTGCGCTCAGGCAACGCCGGCCCCGGGATTGGTCTTTCCGGTCAGGATGATGCGGCTTTGGCTTCGCTGTCCTGCGGTTCCCGGCAGAAAACCAGGCGATGGAACAGGCTGTCCGGCATGGCGTGGATGATGCGCGCCAGAACCGCAATCACGCCGACGGCCATGATGATGCGGGCAACGATGATGCCGCTCCAATGTCCGCCCATGGCTAAGACGAGCAGGCTGTCCTCGATCAGATTGTGGCACAGCGACATGAAGCACACGGAGATAACCACATCCCGTGCCTTCAGGGCACCGCTGCGGGCCCGGTCGATAATCAGCCCGCCGCCATAGGTCAGGCCCAATAGCACACCGACCATGGTCAGGGGGGCTGCATCACGGCTCATGCCCATAACGCGCAGAAGGGGGCCCATGATCCGGGTCAGCCAGGCGGTGATCCCGGTACGGTCCATGATGCGCAGGACCAGCACAAGCCCGGCAATAACCGGCAGAATGACGGCCAGCGATTTCAGGCTTTCGATCAGCCATACCAGACGGGTTTGTGTCTGTGATGCGCCTTCTGTTGCCAACAGAACCGTGCCCGGTTCCTGCAGGATATCCAGGTGTCCGTAAAAGGCCTGCAGAAGCGCTCCCTGTCCAACAGCAAAGGCCATGCGCAGAAGAACGGTCAGCCCGATGCCGACGCCGGCACGGCGGGCAACCCTCAGTTCGATCGGGAAGCTGTGCGCGGCCAGCATCATGCCACCCAGAACAGTCAGGTCGGCGGCACTCAGGGAGAGTTCGGGCAGCAGGCCCAGCAAGACAGCCACGCCGCCGTAAATACCCACCAGGCAGGTGGTGGCCCAGACCATGCCGGTTTCCGGGGGCAGGCCGACCAGGCCGGTCAGGGGTTCAAAGGCTGCGGCCAAGAGTGGAACCGCATCAAGTTCGACGGCAATGCGCACCAGCACCATCACCGGGACCATGATTTTCAGCAGTGACCAGTACAGGCGCAGGGTGTCGTGGCCAATAGCCTTTGCAAAGGAAGCAGGAGAGGACATGTACAATCCGGTTTCAGAGAAAGGGCATGCCTGATGTTTATCAGGCAGCCGTGTGGAGAGAGTGTTTTGAAAAAGAGGTGTGACAGTATGGTCACGTCTTTTCACGGGCTACGGCACGCCAGCCGATATCCCGCCGGCAGAATCCATCCGGCCAGTCCAGGGTATCGACAGCGGTGTAGGCGCGTTTCTGTGCCTCGGTGACCGTTCTGCCAAGGGCGGTGATTCCAAGGACCCGCCCCCCGGTCGCAAGAATACGCCCGTTTTCTTCACGGGTTCCGGCGTGGCAGACAAAGACACCTTCGCAGCGGGACGCGGCATCAAGCCCACGGATTTCGGTATTGCGGGCATAGGTGCCGGGATAGCCGCGCGCTGCCATCACTACCACCAGGGCTGCCTGATCTTTCCAGTGCAGGCGGATATCGGCCAGTCGTCCTTCGGCTGCGGCCAGCAGGACTTCCAGGATGTCACTGTCCAGGCGCTCCATCAGAACCTGACACTCGGGGTCGCCGAAGCGCACATTGTATTCCAGAACCTTGGGGCCATCAGCGGTCAGCATGATCCCGCAGAAGAGGACACCGCGATAGGGGCGCCCCAGCTTCTTCATGTGGGCCACAGTGGGCAGGATGGCTTTCTGCATCAGTTCGTCACGCAGGGCATCGGTAAAAGCCGGGGCTGGACAATAGGCCCCCATTCCACCGGTATTGGGGCCTGTATCCCCGTCTCCGACCGCCTTGTGATCCTGTGCGGCAGCCAGAGGAATCGCTGTTTCGCCGTCACTGATGGCAAAGAAGCTGAGTTCCTCGCCTTCCAGAAACTGTTCAATAATAACTTCTGAACCGGCATCTCCGAAAATGCGTCGGTCCATGATGTCCGTGACAGCTTGCAGGGCCTCTTCGGTGTTTTGGCACAGGATTACGCCCTTGCCGGCGGCCAGTCCGTCGGTCTTGATGACAATCGGAGCACCTTTTTCGGTCACAAAGGCCCGGGCAGCATGGCTGTCGGTGAATCGCTGGTACCAGGCCGTCGGGACACCGGCATCACGCAGGACATCCTTCATGAACCCCTTGGAGCCTTCCAGCGCTGCGGCCGCAGCCGATGGGCCGAAGACCTTGATGCCAGCTTCTTGCAGACGGTCGGCAAGGCCGAGAACCAGCGGTGCTTCCGGGCCGATAACCACCAGGTCCACGGTATTGGCCTTGGCCCACGCGGTCAGGTCGTCCACCGCCTCTGCTGCAACAGGTACCACGGTTGCAAGGCTGGCAATGCCGGCATTGCCGGGGGCGCAAAACAGGGCGGAACAGCGTGGAGACTGCTTCAGGGCCCGGCACAGCGCATGCTCCCGCCCGCCTGAGCCAACAACCAGAACTTTCATGGTGTTCTCTTTCGACCAAAGATGTTTACCGGCAACGGCTGTTGTTCTAGCATCCTGTTTTCGTCCCGTCACCTTCTGTGCTGAAGACAAGAAACGGCCATCGCCCACGTTATGACAGCGACTGAAACCACCGGCCAGGCAGATCCGGTTCACAATCTGCCCGAACGCACTGTTTCCGAAGTATCCACCGACCTGAAACGAATGGTGGAGGATCGTTTTGCCCGTGTCCGGGTGCGTGGTGAAATCAGTCAGCCCAAGCTGGCCGGGTCAGGCCATTGTTATCTGCGTCTGAAGGATGACAATGCTGTTCTGGACGGCGTGATCTGGAAGGGCACGTACCCGAAGCTGGGAACAAAGCCGCAGGATGGTCTGGAGGTTATTGTCACCGGGCGCCTGACAACGTGGCCCGGGCGCTCGTCCTATCAGATTGTGATTGAATCCCTTGAGCTGGCCGGGGAAGGGGCCCTGCTCAAGCTGCTGGAGGAGCGTCGCCGTCGCCTGGCGGCCGAAGGCCTGTTTGATCCTGCAACCAAGAAGGCGCTGCCGTTCCTGCCCCGGGTGATCGGTGTGGTCACCAGCCCGACGGGGGCCGTTATCCGCGATATCCTGCACCGCTTGTCCGACCGCTTCCCGGTTCATGTTCTGGTCTGGCCGGTTCTTGTGCAGGGAGAGGGCGCTGCGGCCCAGATTGCCGCAGCGGTCCGGGGCTTCAACGCGCTGGGTTCCGACAGCCCTATTGTTCGTCCCGATCTGGTGATCGTGGCTCGGGGTGGCGGATCTTTGGAAGACCTGATGGCCTTCAACGAGGAAGAGGTCGTGCGGGCTGTTGCCGCCTCGGATATTCCCGTTATTTCCGCCGTCGGGCACGAGACGGATACGACCCTGTGCGACTTTGCGGCTGACCGGCGGGCTCCCACCCCGACCGGAGCTGCGGAAATTGCCGTGCCAGTGCGTCTGGACCTGTGTGTGCAGGTGGCCGATGTAGCCCGCCGTTTGACAGCAGCAACACGGCGGAGCTTTGCGGAGCAGGGGACCCGGTTGCAGGGCTTGGCTCGTGGCCTGCCACCCCTTGACCGTCTGGTGCAGGGCCATGTGCAGCGTCTGGAAGACCGGGCGGAGCGTCTTGGAACGGCTGTTGGCAGTTTTCTGGAACGGAACCGGTCCAGCTTTCTGGCTCTGGCGGCAGCCTTGCGCCATCCGCGTGACCGGGTGGCAATGGCCTTTGCCCGTCTGGACACGGCTGGATCTGCTCTGTCCGGTGCCTTTCGGCTGTCTCTGGGAGGTGCTTCCACCCGACTGGGATCTTCTGCAGTGCGTTTGGCAGCCGTATCACCAGTGCGTGGTCTTGCGCAGGGGCGTGATCGTGTAACCGGCCTAGAGCAGCGCTTGGTGGCCGCAATGCACCGTTTGCAGCAAGATGAGGGGCAGCGGTTGCTTAATGCGGCGGAGCGTCTTGAGGCGGCTTCGTGGCAGCGTGCCTTGCAGCGTGGTTATGCTGTGGTTCGGGACTCGAATGGTCTGCTGGTTGACCGCAGGGCTTCCGTGCGCGTCGGGGATGTCCTGTCCATCCAGCTTGCGGATGGAGACCTGCCTGTTGTGGCCCGTGGCCCCGGGGGGCGGGTTTCACGTAGGACTCGGCAGGATTCCGACCCCCGGCAGGATTCGCTGTTCTGACACCCGGTTTTTAGCTGTGTTCGCACAGTCATATTCCCCGTCCGGGGCTTGACGGTCTATAGCGGCGGGGATTGTCTTGTCCATCAGGCCTGCCCCCTGACGTTCCGGGGCTGGGATCAGGGAGCCCGTTATGGCGTTTGTTGAATGGTCTGTTTATGCGGTTCGTCTGAAGCGGTGTGCTGAGCGTATGAGCCGGGCGCGAACCGTAGACGAACTGCGGGTTTGTGTTGCCGAGAATACCCAACTCTGGGCCCAGCTGGACGAGCTTCTGAGCGAGCGCCTAGAGGCCCGGTGCGCGGATTGTCGTACCCTGCACAACCGGGCTCGTTATGTAGCCGAGACATCCGCCGTGATCCCGACCCTGTCAGATTCGCACATCGAGGCTTTTATTGCCATCAACCGTCAGAGCGCCGAAATCCTGCCAATGCTGGATTTGTCGGCCGATATCAACCCGGTACGGAACTGACGGCGCGCTTCTCCTCTTCCTGACGTTCAAGAACGGAGTCCAAGGCCCTGCCCAGACAGGCCAGATCTTGGGGGCGGGAGAGTCGATGGTCGCCGGACTTGATCAGAATACATTCCACACTGGCTGAGCGCAGATGATCTGCCAGCCGTACGGATGTGTCCCACGGCACGGTATCATCCTGCTGCCCGTGCAAAAGACAGACGGGGCCATCAAAGGGCAAGGGGGTTCGCAGGACAAGGTTCTGCCTGCCATCCTCAAAGAAGGCTTTTGTGAAAACATAGGGTTGTTCTGAATAAGGGCACGGGATTTCCGTGCGTCCCCGTGTTTCCACATCCTGACGCTGGGCCTGGCTCAGGGCTGGCCATGTCAGGTCTTCGCTAAAGTCGGGTGCGGCGGCAATCCCCACCAGTCCGGCCACACGCTGTGGACGGGCTCGGGCCGCCAGAAGCATAAGCCACCCACCCATGGATGATCCGACTAGGATCTGTGGCCCCTCTGTCAGGGTATCCAGAATGGCCAAGGTGTCTTCGACCCATGCGCCAATTGTGCCTTCGTCGAAGCGTCCGGACGAGGCGCCGTGACCCATCTGGTCGAAGCGAACAAAGGCTCGCCCTTGCATCCGGCAGCGTTGCTCCATATACAAGGCTTTGTCACCCTCCATGTCCGACATCAGGCCGTGCAGGAATACAACGCCGGTCGTGGCGTTCGGGTTTGTTTGTGCCAGGCTCCGGAATGCAAGGAAACGTCCGCCGGGGCGTGGCATGTTTTGTGGTTTTGCAGATGCAGGGTACCCGGTTGTGGTATTCATCAGGAATGGTCTTTCGAAATGAAAACAGAGTCTGTGGGTTGGCCAGAGTGACGCACCTTAACACTGATTCTGCAGGCGAGCAGCCTGCCCCGGTGATTTTGCAGGTTCTACCCCGTCTGGTGACAGGTGGGGTGGAGCGTGGCACGGTCGAAGTGGCAGCCGCGTTGCAGGCCGCAGGCTGGAAGGCGGTTGTCGCCAGTGAGGGTGGCCCGATGGTGCGTGAGCTGGACCGGGTTGGTGCCCTGCACGTGACCTTGCCGATGGCCAGCAAGAATCCTTGTCGCCTGCGCGCCAATACCGATGCCTTGCGGTCCCTGATCCGCGAGCATGGTGTTTCTCTAGTTCATGTCCGTTCCCGGGCACCGGGCTGGGCGGCTTTGCGGGCGGCGCGGAGTGAGGGTGTGCCCTTGGTCACGACCTTCCACGGTACCTATAATCTTGGTCTTTTGGGGATCAAGCGTCCCTATAACAAGGTGATGGTGATGGGGGACCGGGTTATTGCTATTTCCCGTTTTATCCGTGGTCATATCCTAGACCATTACCTGCCCGATGATGGCCCGGTCCGGGTTATCCACCGTGGTGTGGACATCAGCCGCTTTGATCCGGACCGGGTCAGCGCGGAACGCATGATCCAGCTCAGCCGCAAGTGGCGCTTGTCTGATGGGGAGCCGGTGATCATGTTGCCCGGGCGCCTGACCCGCTGGAAGGGGCAATTGCTGTTGATTGATGCCCTGTCGCGTCTGAAGGATCGCCGTTTCCGCTGTATCCTTGTTGGATCGGACCAAGGGCGGACATCGTTCCGGCGCAAGCTGGAGCGTGCGGTGATCCGTGCCGGCCTTGAAGACCGCGTGCTTCTGGCCGGGGAGTGCAATGACATGCCCGCTGCCTACATGGTCAGTGATGTCGTCGTCAGTGCCTCTACGGATCCGGAGGCCTTTGGCCGGGTATGCGCTGAAGGTCAGGCCATGGGGCGCCCCGTTGTGGCTCCTGATCACGGGGCTGCGCCTGAAATTGTCGAGCCGGGTCGCACCGGTTGGCTGTTTGCACCCGGACACGCCGACAGTCTGGCCGCCGCCTTGGCCGAGTGTCTGGATCTGGATGCCGCGCAACGTTTGGAACTGTCTGCCCGTGCCATTGCACATGTGCGGGAGCAGTTTACAACCGACGCCATGTGCCGACAGACCTTGGATGTGTACCGGGAGCTTCTGGGGCGGTGAGTGCTGGTTTGCAGCGTATTCTGGTGATCAGGCTCTCGGCGCTGGGCGATTTTGTCCAAGCTTTTGGTCCGTTCGCCGCCATTCGGGCAGCCCACCCCCGGGCACACATAACCCTGCTGACAACGGCACCTTATGTTGCTCTGGCAGAAGCATCGCCTTGGTTTGACGCGGTGTGGACAGACAGACGTCCCCGCATCTGGCAGGTGCCATCCTTGCTGGCGTTGCGATCCTGTTTGCGCGGTGGGCAGTTCGACCGGGTTTATGACCTGCAGACATCCGGGCGTTCATCGTCCTACCGATGGCTGATTGGTGATCATGTGGAGTGGAATGGTATTGCCCGTGGCTGCAGCCATCCGCATGACAATCCGCAACGGGACCTGATGCATACGGTTGAACGCCAAGCCGAGCAGCTGCGTGTCGCCGGTATTGAGACTATTCCGTCTCCGGATTTCTCCTGGCTGGAGAGGGGCACCCTGTCGTGTGGTTCCCTGCCCGATGGTCCCTTTGCCCTTCTTGTACCCGGCGGAGCCCCGCACCGTCCTGACAAGCGCTGGCCCGCAGACCATTATGCCGCACTGGCCCGTGTTTTGCTTCAATCCGGACAGACACCGGTTGTCATCGGGACTGCGGCTGAGCAGTCTGAAGCGGATGCCATTATGTCCTGGTGTCCCGGTGCCCTGTCGCTGGTTGGCAGGACGTCTATCATCGATCTGGCCGTTCTGGCTCGTCGGGCAACGCTGGCGGTCGGGAATGACACCGGCCCGATGCATCTTCTGGCCGGTGTCGGGTGTCGGTCGGTCGTATTGTATTCATCCGCTTCCGATCCGCGCCTGTGTGGGCAACGTGGTCCAGATGTAACCATTCTACAGTCTGCTGATCTGGTGGCCATGCCGGTTGCCCGTGTGTGTGAGGCCCTGGGTCTGCCCGGACTCGACAGTGCCGGGTAAAATGCGCTATTCCGGGGCTTGGTTTTTTCTTCGGATGGGACTCTCCTGCGTGTCGTGTATTGTCGTTTGCCCCGGTGCTTCCGGTTTTGCCGCTGCCCTGTTTCACGGCAGGGACGGGATCCGAACTAGTGGCACGGGGCCCGCAGTGACCCCTGTGGTCTGATCCTGCCGTTCCCCGTTTTGTTGTGTTGCTGATTCCGGATCGTGCCGATCCGTGTTCTGGCTGATGTTTTCCCTGTTCCGGCCCGATATCCTGTTTTCCGTACCGTGGTGTGACGGGCTGCGACGCTGAAGAGATATAGAGACAAATCATGGTTGCGATTACCCTGCCTGACGGCAATGTCCGTGCGTTTGATCATCCAGTCACCGGTATGGATCTTGCCCATTCCATCAGCCCCGGTCTGGCAAAAGCCGCCTTGGCGGTTCTGGTGGATGGCGAGATGCGGGACCTGAACCGTGTGATCGAATCCGATGCAACCGTATCCATTCTGACGGCCCGTGATGATGCCGCGCTGGAGCTGTTGCGTCACGATGCCGCACACGTGATGGCCCAGGCGGTTCAGGAATTGTATCCGGGGACCCAGGTGACAATTGGTCCATCTATCGAGAATGGCTTTTATTACGATTTTGCCCGTGACGAACCCTTCTCCACCGATGACTTAGAGGCCATCGAGGCCCGTATGCGGGAAATCGTGGACCGCAATCTGGATATTGTGCGCGAGGTCTGGGACCGGAACGAGGCAATTGCTCACTTTGAGTCCATCGGCGAGGTCTACAAGGCTGAAATTATTCGTGACTTGCCGGGAAGCGAGACGATAACGGTGTATCGCCAGGGCGACTGGAAAGACCTGTGCCGTGGACCGCATTTGCCGTCCACCGGTCGTCTGGGGAAGGCCTTCCGTTTGATGAAGGTGGCCGGTGCCTATTGGCGTGGGGATTCCCGCAATGCCATGCTGCAGCGCATTTACGGGACTGCCTGGGCTACCTCGCGTCAGCTGGATGATCACCTGCACATGCTGGAGGAAGCCGAAAAGCGTGACCACCGCCGGCTGGGCAAGGAGCTGGACCTGTTCCATTTCCAGTCTGAAGCGCACGGTGCGGTGTTCTGGCATCCCAAGGGGTGGTCCATTTACCGGACCCTGCAAACCTATATGCGCAACCGCCTGGAAGCATCCGGCTATGTGGAAGTGAATACACCCCAGCTTGTGGACAGTGTGTTGTGGGAACAATCCGGTCACTGGGGCAAATACCGCGAGCATATGTTTGTGACCGGGTCTGAGGACAAGACCTTGGCCATCAAGCCAATGAACTGTCCATGCCACATCCAGATTTTCCGGCAGGGGATCAAGTCTTATCGTGATCTGCCCCTGCGTATGGCTGAGTTTGGCAGTTGCCATCGCAATGAACCTTCCGGGTCCCTGCACGGGTTGATGCGGGTGCGGGCCTTTACCCAGGATGACGCCCACATTTTCTGTACAGACGAGCAAATCGAAAGCGAGACCCGCGCGTTCTGTGATCTTTTGCAGTCTGTGTATGCTGACTTTGGTTTTACTGAGATCAAGGTCAAGTTTTCGGACCGTCCCGAGAATCGGGCTGGATCCGATGATGTCTGGGACCGGGCGGAAGATGCCCTGCGCCGGGCTACAGCTGCGGCTGGGCTGGAAGCGCTGCCAAACCCGGGCGAGGGGGCTTTCTATGGCCCGAAGCTGGAATTTGTTCTGAGGGATGCCATCGGGCGTGACTGGCAGTGCGGCACCTTGCAGGTTGACTATGTTCTTCCCGAGCGTCTGGATGCCAGCTATGTTGCCGAGGATGGCAGCCGGCAGCGTCCGGTTATGCTGCATCGTGCGGTTCTCGGGTCTTTTGAACGCTTTGTTGGCATTTTGATCGAGAATTTTGCAGGACGTTTTCCCGCATGGTTGGCACCTGTCCAGGTTGTTGTTGCAACAATCACATCCGATGGCAATGCTTGGGCTTCCGAAGTTTTGGCTGCTCTGAAAGAGCGGGGAATCAGGGCTGACTTGGACGTGCGTAACGAAAAGATCAACTTCAAGGTCCGCGAGCATTCACACGCCAAAGTTCCATGGATACTGGTTGTTGGGCGCCGAGAGGCCGAAGAGCGAACGGTTGCACTGCGTTGTTTGGGTGGTCAGGCGCAAGAAGTACTTGCGCTGGAAGCTGCCCTGGTTAAGATTGCAGGGGAAGCGCGGATGCCGGGCTAGTTGTTCGCCCCGCCGCTTTAATGAACCGGACCCCGGTTCACGACCGGAAAGGAGCCACCCGCGTACATCCGACTGACTATACAGGAAGGATAAGACAGGGGGCTCCACCGAATTGGTCAGGGGTCCTTGTTGTTTCTGTATGTCATGGAGAGGGTTACATAGCCAGGTCACCGATGCAGACGCCGCCGTCCAAAGATGGACCGCGCGTCAATGATATGATCACCGCCCAGATGATCCGCCTGATCGACCAAGATGGCGAGCAGGTCGGTGTGGTGCATATCCGCGAAGCCCAGGAAATGGCTGACGAAGCTGGTCTTGACCTTGTCGAGATCTCGCCGAATGCAGAGCCGCCAGTGTGCAAGATTCTCGACTATGGCAAGTTCAAGTACGAGAATCAGAAGCGCAAGGCCGAGCAGCGCAAGAAGGCCAAGATCATCGAGGTCAAAGAAATCAAGATGCGCCCCAATATCGATGATAACGACTACAACGTGAAAATGCGCGCGTTGAAGCGGTTCATCGAGGAAGGTGACAAGGTCAAGGTAACCTTGCGCTTTCGTGGGCGTGAGCTGGCGCACCAGAATATCGGCATGGACGTGCTGAACCGGGTGCGTGAGGAGACTGTGGAATTTGTCAAGGTCGAGCAGTTTCCGAAGATGGAGGGGCGGCAGATGACCATGCTGCTGGCTCCCAAATAATCCCGGGCTCTGGTTTCCTTTGCATCAGGTGACCAGGACAGTCTAAAAGGCGGGCCGCTTTGTCAGGTGGCTCCGCCTTTTTTATTATAATAACCCTGCCTTTATGTTTCTGCTGGCTGTAGCTTCTGGGCGGTCTGCCTGTTGATCTGTTCGAACTCCAGAATAGACTGCAGACCATCCCTGTATGTGGGAAAAGCCAAGGTGATGCCGAGTTCTTCCTTGATCCGTGTATTGTCCACCCTCCGGCAGGCATTATAAAAACCGGCGCTCATCGGGCTGAGCTGTGCCTTTTCCCACGGGGTTTCGGGGGGTGGTGTCACGCCCAGCAGTGTGCAGGCCCACGTTACAACATCGGCATAAGGCGCGGGTTCGTCGTCGGCAACATTATAAATCCGTCCCGGATTTGGTCGCAGTGCAGAGGCTCTCAGAAC comes from Haematospirillum jordaniae and encodes:
- the purU gene encoding formyltetrahydrofolate deformylase, with translation MNVAAVVTEPLYVLTIKCPDAVGIVAAVSGFLAENEAFITDSAHYGDPDTGFFFMRTSFRAGGKSFPALDRLKAGFDLIGSRFGMEWSINSSGDRPKVMIAVSRFGHCLNDLLHSWRTGQLAIDITGVVSNHVDFRDLVEWHGIPFHYLPVTKETKADQEARMLELFAETKSDLLVLARYMQILSEEACRTLSGRAINIHHSFLPSFKGAKPYQQAHSKGVKLIGATAHYVTGDLDEGPIIEQAVERVDHTFSVDALVRTGRDIETMVLSRAVRWHVEKRVMANGNKTVVFR
- the purD gene encoding phosphoribosylamine--glycine ligase, with the translated sequence MKVLVVGSGGREHALCRALKQSPRCSALFCAPGNAGIASLATVVPVAAEAVDDLTAWAKANTVDLVVIGPEAPLVLGLADRLQEAGIKVFGPSAAAAALEGSKGFMKDVLRDAGVPTAWYQRFTDSHAARAFVTEKGAPIVIKTDGLAAGKGVILCQNTEEALQAVTDIMDRRIFGDAGSEVIIEQFLEGEELSFFAISDGETAIPLAAAQDHKAVGDGDTGPNTGGMGAYCPAPAFTDALRDELMQKAILPTVAHMKKLGRPYRGVLFCGIMLTADGPKVLEYNVRFGDPECQVLMERLDSDILEVLLAAAEGRLADIRLHWKDQAALVVVMAARGYPGTYARNTEIRGLDAASRCEGVFVCHAGTREENGRILATGGRVLGITALGRTVTEAQKRAYTAVDTLDWPDGFCRRDIGWRAVAREKT
- a CDS encoding glycosyltransferase family 4 protein, with product MTHLNTDSAGEQPAPVILQVLPRLVTGGVERGTVEVAAALQAAGWKAVVASEGGPMVRELDRVGALHVTLPMASKNPCRLRANTDALRSLIREHGVSLVHVRSRAPGWAALRAARSEGVPLVTTFHGTYNLGLLGIKRPYNKVMVMGDRVIAISRFIRGHILDHYLPDDGPVRVIHRGVDISRFDPDRVSAERMIQLSRKWRLSDGEPVIMLPGRLTRWKGQLLLIDALSRLKDRRFRCILVGSDQGRTSFRRKLERAVIRAGLEDRVLLAGECNDMPAAYMVSDVVVSASTDPEAFGRVCAEGQAMGRPVVAPDHGAAPEIVEPGRTGWLFAPGHADSLAAALAECLDLDAAQRLELSARAIAHVREQFTTDAMCRQTLDVYRELLGR
- the xseA gene encoding exodeoxyribonuclease VII large subunit translates to MTATETTGQADPVHNLPERTVSEVSTDLKRMVEDRFARVRVRGEISQPKLAGSGHCYLRLKDDNAVLDGVIWKGTYPKLGTKPQDGLEVIVTGRLTTWPGRSSYQIVIESLELAGEGALLKLLEERRRRLAAEGLFDPATKKALPFLPRVIGVVTSPTGAVIRDILHRLSDRFPVHVLVWPVLVQGEGAAAQIAAAVRGFNALGSDSPIVRPDLVIVARGGGSLEDLMAFNEEEVVRAVAASDIPVISAVGHETDTTLCDFAADRRAPTPTGAAEIAVPVRLDLCVQVADVARRLTAATRRSFAEQGTRLQGLARGLPPLDRLVQGHVQRLEDRAERLGTAVGSFLERNRSSFLALAAALRHPRDRVAMAFARLDTAGSALSGAFRLSLGGASTRLGSSAVRLAAVSPVRGLAQGRDRVTGLEQRLVAAMHRLQQDEGQRLLNAAERLEAASWQRALQRGYAVVRDSNGLLVDRRASVRVGDVLSIQLADGDLPVVARGPGGRVSRRTRQDSDPRQDSLF
- a CDS encoding disulfide bond formation protein B, coding for MPLSAISCRLFFSCILGAAVLALAGALTAEHVFGLEPCILCLYERVPWVLAGLLSACWLVFPFARRSPMPGVLLVTAVFAAGASLAGYHVGVEQGWWAFQGCTGELPGPLGLADLMEGLDRPVRPACNVVQWTLFGLSFASYNALASLFMTGLGVFVFLSGVFPVSRQQGE
- a CDS encoding demethoxyubiquinone hydroxylase family protein; amino-acid sequence: MTKSLVRESSSAVRNVLPAGRTADGHIPGDLTREQLLDRFVRVNHAGEYGAVRIYTGQLAVLSKGRHAQTLRHMLDQEVEHCTYFERQVAARHVRPTALQPLWHVAGWMLGAGTALLGEKAAMACTVAVEEAIDEHYQNQIDQLGDDEKPLRDTIARFREEELEHRDIGYENGAEQAPAYTLLHGAVKAGTRLAIWLSERI
- a CDS encoding alpha/beta hydrolase produces the protein MNTTTGYPASAKPQNMPRPGGRFLAFRSLAQTNPNATTGVVFLHGLMSDMEGDKALYMEQRCRMQGRAFVRFDQMGHGASSGRFDEGTIGAWVEDTLAILDTLTEGPQILVGSSMGGWLMLLAARARPQRVAGLVGIAAAPDFSEDLTWPALSQAQRQDVETRGRTEIPCPYSEQPYVFTKAFFEDGRQNLVLRTPLPFDGPVCLLHGQQDDTVPWDTSVRLADHLRSASVECILIKSGDHRLSRPQDLACLGRALDSVLERQEEEKRAVSSVPG